Proteins encoded together in one Pontiella desulfatans window:
- the hepT gene encoding type VII toxin-antitoxin system HepT family RNase toxin, translated as MPTPPNDVLLNKAAIIERCIRRIKEEYAASPDLRNQTHVDALTLNIERACQAAIDMSMHLVSTGHLGLPQNSAEAFDLLRKGDLIPTSLAKSLRAMTGFRNVAIHEYQELDTDILHYIAREGYLDFVKLCTALGMTIVAQPGGAGTKFYHPLR; from the coding sequence ATGCCTACACCGCCTAACGATGTCCTGCTGAACAAGGCCGCAATCATTGAGCGCTGCATTCGCCGCATTAAGGAAGAGTATGCCGCATCCCCCGACCTTAGGAACCAAACCCATGTGGATGCCCTGACACTGAATATTGAACGTGCCTGCCAAGCGGCGATCGACATGTCTATGCATCTTGTTTCGACCGGACATCTTGGCCTTCCCCAAAACAGTGCCGAAGCCTTCGACCTCCTGCGCAAAGGTGACTTAATCCCGACCTCACTAGCTAAATCCCTCCGGGCGATGACTGGATTTAGGAACGTTGCGATCCATGAGTATCAGGAACTGGATACGGACATCCTCCACTACATCGCGCGGGAAGGCTATCTGGACTTTGTCAAACTGTGCACTGCACTAGGCATGACGATTGTTGCCCAACCCGGCGGAGCCGGAACCAAATTTTACCACCCGCTCCGCTAG
- a CDS encoding type 1 glutamine amidotransferase produces MKLHWLQHVPFEGLGYIEEWANANGAQLSCTRLFAGETPPGIDSFDLLVVMGGPMGIYDHAEHPWLIAEKEFIRQSIDAGKRVLGICLGAQLMADVLGARVYPGPLKEIGWFPIERSPDAPELIPQKPTVFHWHGDTFDIPQGAIPLATSEPGINQGFIHGNKAIGLQFHMETTPASMEALINNCGHELVEAPYIQSANQIRDGLRHIPSINTAMKNLLDALTH; encoded by the coding sequence ATGAAACTCCACTGGCTACAACATGTCCCGTTCGAGGGACTCGGATATATCGAAGAATGGGCAAACGCCAACGGGGCGCAGCTTTCCTGCACCCGGTTGTTTGCCGGAGAAACACCCCCGGGAATCGACTCCTTCGACCTGCTGGTTGTCATGGGCGGCCCGATGGGCATTTACGACCATGCCGAACACCCGTGGCTCATCGCCGAAAAGGAATTCATCCGGCAATCCATCGATGCCGGGAAAAGGGTACTGGGCATCTGCCTGGGCGCACAGCTGATGGCCGATGTTCTCGGCGCAAGGGTCTACCCCGGCCCGCTCAAGGAGATTGGCTGGTTTCCCATCGAGCGCTCGCCGGATGCACCGGAATTGATTCCCCAAAAGCCAACCGTCTTCCACTGGCACGGCGACACCTTCGACATTCCGCAGGGCGCCATTCCGCTGGCCACCAGCGAACCGGGCATCAACCAAGGCTTTATCCACGGCAACAAGGCCATAGGACTCCAGTTCCACATGGAAACCACACCGGCAAGCATGGAGGCCCTGATCAACAACTGCGGCCACGAGTTGGTCGAAGCCCCCTACATCCAGTCCGCCAACCAAATACGGGATGGCCTCCGCCATATCCCATCGATAAACACCGCCATGAAAAACCTGCTGGACGCGCTTACCCACTAA
- a CDS encoding Gfo/Idh/MocA family protein yields the protein MKFGIIGLGNIGRVHAKNIQDGLVGNAELVAVANQPIESMDDFKAQGIACFGDASELIESGLCDAVIVALPTHLHAPIGIQALEAGLHLIMEKPLACHKAEGERILAARQSESQTIGLMMNQRTHPCYVKIKQWIDAGETGELQRVSWTMTNWFRPEIYYQSSPWRATWKGEGGGVLMNQCPHNIDVLQWLVGMPSNVRAQCSFGKYHDIEVEDEVNAYFEFPNGATGQFSASTGEAPGSNRLEIVGDLGTIITDGNEARLLRNSESVSGFSRRTDEMFGAPETTEEVYRPTEAVNQHAAILNNFVQAANGEAELIAPADAGLESLQLAGAMIFSTWIQDEVSLPLDSMAYEKAILEKIAQSKPREVLQTAAKVDMSKSYR from the coding sequence ATGAAATTTGGCATTATCGGACTCGGCAACATTGGCCGTGTCCACGCAAAAAACATACAGGATGGATTGGTCGGCAACGCCGAACTCGTGGCGGTTGCGAACCAACCCATTGAATCAATGGATGATTTCAAGGCACAAGGCATTGCCTGTTTCGGGGATGCGTCCGAGCTTATTGAATCAGGACTATGCGATGCCGTGATTGTGGCGCTACCCACCCACCTGCACGCGCCGATCGGCATCCAGGCGCTGGAAGCCGGCTTGCATCTGATCATGGAAAAACCGCTCGCCTGCCATAAGGCCGAGGGCGAGCGTATTCTTGCGGCGCGTCAAAGCGAAAGCCAAACCATCGGCCTGATGATGAACCAGCGCACCCACCCTTGCTATGTGAAGATCAAGCAGTGGATTGATGCCGGCGAAACCGGCGAACTGCAACGCGTTTCATGGACGATGACCAACTGGTTCCGCCCGGAAATCTACTACCAGTCCAGTCCATGGCGCGCCACTTGGAAAGGCGAAGGCGGCGGTGTTTTAATGAACCAGTGCCCGCACAATATCGACGTATTGCAATGGCTGGTTGGCATGCCGTCCAATGTCAGGGCCCAATGCTCTTTCGGTAAATACCATGATATTGAAGTAGAGGATGAAGTGAATGCCTACTTCGAATTCCCGAACGGTGCCACCGGGCAATTTTCCGCCAGCACCGGCGAGGCCCCCGGAAGCAACCGGCTCGAAATTGTCGGCGATCTCGGCACCATCATCACCGACGGCAACGAAGCGCGGCTACTCCGAAACAGCGAATCGGTTTCGGGGTTCAGCCGCCGAACGGATGAAATGTTCGGCGCACCGGAAACCACTGAAGAGGTCTACCGCCCAACGGAAGCGGTCAACCAACACGCCGCCATCCTCAACAACTTTGTGCAAGCCGCCAACGGCGAGGCGGAATTGATTGCCCCGGCCGATGCCGGCCTCGAGTCGCTGCAGCTGGCGGGGGCCATGATTTTTTCCACCTGGATCCAGGATGAGGTTTCATTGCCCCTCGACAGCATGGCCTATGAAAAGGCGATTCTGGAAAAAATTGCGCAGTCGAAACCCCGCGAAGTGCTTCAGACCGCAGCCAAAGTAGACATGTCGAAATCATACCGGTGA
- a CDS encoding Gfo/Idh/MocA family protein: protein MSKTQISSGADYAPTAEAEKVVEPGEFVFASAFLDHGHIYGQTNGLKDSGATLKWVYDPDPKKVADFVAKNPEAQVAESYEQILEDPEVKLVASAAVPSERAEIGFKAMKAGKDYFTDKAPFTTLGQLDTARRLVAETGQKYMVYYSERLHNEASMKAGELIANGAIGRVLQVINLAPHRLSKSIRPDWFFDKEKYGGILTDIGSHQFEQFLHYTGAKDATINFARVENFNNADTPGLDDFGEASLTADNGASFYCRLDWFTPDGSPVWGDGRVFVVGTEGTLEARKYMDVGRKAPDSRIFLTTGDEVQEIECFENVGFPFFGELILDCIHRTENAMTQEHAFKAAELSLQAQAMADRS from the coding sequence ATGAGCAAAACACAGATTTCCAGCGGCGCCGACTATGCGCCGACCGCAGAAGCCGAAAAAGTCGTTGAGCCGGGCGAGTTTGTCTTTGCCTCGGCCTTTCTGGACCACGGCCACATCTATGGCCAAACCAACGGATTGAAGGATTCGGGCGCAACGCTGAAATGGGTCTACGATCCCGACCCTAAAAAGGTGGCGGACTTTGTTGCAAAGAACCCCGAAGCGCAGGTGGCCGAATCCTACGAACAAATCCTGGAGGACCCGGAAGTCAAGTTGGTGGCCTCGGCTGCGGTTCCGAGCGAGCGCGCGGAAATCGGCTTCAAGGCCATGAAAGCGGGCAAGGATTATTTCACCGACAAGGCGCCCTTCACGACGCTCGGGCAGCTCGATACGGCCCGTCGACTGGTGGCGGAAACCGGGCAGAAATACATGGTTTACTACAGCGAGCGCCTACATAACGAAGCGAGCATGAAAGCGGGTGAGCTGATTGCCAACGGCGCGATCGGCCGTGTATTGCAGGTGATCAATCTCGCGCCGCATCGGTTGAGCAAGTCGATCCGTCCCGACTGGTTTTTTGATAAGGAAAAGTATGGCGGCATCCTGACCGATATCGGCTCGCACCAGTTCGAGCAATTCCTGCACTACACGGGCGCAAAGGATGCAACCATCAATTTTGCGCGCGTCGAGAACTTCAACAATGCCGACACGCCCGGGCTGGATGATTTCGGCGAAGCCTCGTTGACGGCCGACAATGGCGCATCGTTCTACTGCCGCCTGGATTGGTTCACGCCCGACGGTTCCCCCGTCTGGGGCGACGGGCGCGTTTTTGTGGTGGGAACCGAAGGCACGCTGGAAGCGCGTAAATACATGGATGTCGGCCGCAAGGCGCCGGACAGCCGCATTTTCCTGACGACCGGGGACGAGGTGCAGGAAATCGAGTGCTTCGAAAATGTTGGCTTCCCCTTCTTCGGCGAGCTGATTCTCGACTGCATCCACCGCACCGAAAACGCCATGACCCAGGAGCATGCCTTCAAGGCCGCCGAGCTTTCGCTCCAGGCACAGGCCATGGCCGACCGCTCGTAA